One Streptomyces sp. NBC_00554 DNA segment encodes these proteins:
- a CDS encoding SMP-30/gluconolactonase/LRE family protein produces MTAVEVAVREYATLGEGPTWDTAAQRLIWVDILGSRIHTYDPVTGRRTVMVTEQHVGAAKPRTDGGLVVNLRDGVGIYDFTGFRWLHRDVVPGRRGNDAAVAPDGSLWTGTMRYDEAPGGGTLSRIAPDGTAATVLDDVAVSNGTGWSPDGRLMYYIDSPTRSIDVFDVGADQLPINRRKLASVDEGFPDGLTVDADGCVWVALWDGGAVRRYTPDGELDRVIELPVLRPTACAFGGADLTDLYITTARTGLEAPHPMSGSVLVVPGAGKGLAQPAFEG; encoded by the coding sequence ATGACGGCCGTCGAGGTCGCGGTACGCGAGTACGCGACGCTGGGGGAGGGCCCCACCTGGGACACCGCCGCCCAGCGGCTGATCTGGGTCGACATCCTCGGCTCGCGGATCCACACCTACGACCCGGTGACCGGGCGCCGCACGGTCATGGTCACCGAGCAGCACGTGGGCGCCGCGAAGCCGCGCACGGACGGCGGCCTGGTGGTCAACCTCCGTGACGGCGTGGGGATCTACGACTTCACGGGCTTCCGCTGGCTGCACCGGGACGTCGTTCCCGGCCGCCGCGGCAACGACGCGGCGGTCGCGCCCGACGGCTCCCTGTGGACCGGCACCATGCGCTACGACGAGGCGCCGGGCGGCGGCACGCTGTCACGGATCGCCCCCGACGGCACCGCGGCGACCGTCCTCGACGACGTCGCCGTCAGCAACGGCACCGGCTGGAGCCCCGACGGCCGGCTGATGTACTACATCGACTCACCGACGCGCAGCATCGACGTGTTCGACGTCGGTGCCGACCAACTCCCGATCAACAGACGGAAGTTGGCCTCGGTGGACGAGGGCTTCCCCGACGGTCTCACCGTCGACGCCGACGGCTGTGTGTGGGTGGCCCTCTGGGACGGCGGCGCGGTCCGCCGCTACACGCCGGACGGCGAACTCGACCGAGTGATCGAGCTCCCCGTACTCCGCCCCACCGCCTGCGCGTTCGGCGGCGCCGACCTCACCGACCTGTACATCACCACAGCCCGTACGGGCCTGGAGGCACCGCACCCGATGTCGGGCTCGGTACTGGTGGTACCCGGCGCCGGCAAGGGGCTCGCGCAGCCCGCGTTCGAGGGTTAG
- a CDS encoding extracellular solute-binding protein, translated as MGRPDLDRRHLLAGLGGLTVAGSLGFAALGTGADALASSASTRVRYWNLFSGGDGANMIAMLDAFRKANPSIDVKDSTLQWGNPFYTKLAMAAAGNRAPDLGVMHMGRVAGFSPGRLLDPWDEELLAKYGVRKEDYNPALWNRGVIDGKLYALPLDIHVQLCFYRKDVLKKADLLGDDGRMIPVTSTGEWFDVLKKAKKVQKKGLQTIGLWTNDQNFQWWFFVAFYTQLGGRWFNDDDPANTEVLFDVDKATRVLEFFRRHVTDGYVIPGAPTGEQFINGAPFTWEGNWSVPVFSGAELDYGATPLPPVFGKQATHAESHAFVLPHQAGRGGATNEAAHELAAYVVTHALQWAAGGHIPAYTPTLSTDAYKKLEPQNEYVSAMDHQATEPKVWFAGSTGVLAQDLGPVVVSSTMGSAKPAAVARTMKSHLTKLLASKNPMDGKTAAQGGAVA; from the coding sequence ATGGGACGACCTGACCTGGATCGCCGACACCTTCTCGCCGGCCTGGGCGGGCTGACGGTCGCGGGCAGCCTCGGCTTCGCCGCACTCGGCACCGGCGCGGACGCACTCGCGTCCAGCGCGAGCACCCGGGTCCGCTACTGGAACCTCTTCAGCGGCGGCGACGGCGCCAACATGATCGCGATGCTGGACGCCTTCCGTAAGGCGAACCCCTCCATCGACGTGAAGGACTCCACCCTTCAGTGGGGCAACCCCTTCTACACCAAGCTCGCCATGGCGGCCGCGGGCAACCGCGCACCGGACCTCGGCGTCATGCATATGGGCAGGGTCGCGGGCTTCTCGCCGGGGCGGCTCCTCGACCCGTGGGACGAGGAGCTCCTCGCCAAGTACGGCGTACGCAAGGAGGACTACAACCCGGCGCTGTGGAACCGCGGTGTCATCGACGGCAAGCTCTACGCCCTGCCGCTCGACATCCACGTGCAGCTCTGCTTCTACCGCAAGGACGTACTGAAGAAGGCGGACCTGCTCGGCGACGACGGCCGGATGATCCCGGTCACCTCCACCGGCGAGTGGTTCGACGTCCTGAAGAAGGCCAAGAAGGTCCAGAAGAAGGGCCTGCAGACCATCGGTCTGTGGACCAACGACCAGAACTTCCAGTGGTGGTTCTTCGTCGCCTTCTACACCCAGCTCGGCGGTCGGTGGTTCAACGACGACGACCCCGCAAACACAGAAGTCCTCTTCGACGTCGACAAGGCGACCCGGGTCCTGGAGTTCTTCCGCCGGCACGTAACCGACGGATACGTCATCCCGGGCGCGCCGACCGGCGAGCAGTTCATCAACGGCGCCCCCTTCACCTGGGAGGGCAACTGGTCGGTGCCGGTCTTCTCCGGCGCCGAACTGGACTACGGCGCGACCCCGCTCCCGCCCGTCTTCGGCAAGCAGGCCACGCACGCCGAGTCGCACGCGTTCGTCCTGCCGCACCAGGCAGGGCGCGGCGGCGCCACCAACGAGGCCGCGCACGAGCTGGCCGCGTACGTCGTCACGCACGCCCTGCAGTGGGCGGCCGGCGGCCACATCCCCGCGTACACACCGACGCTGTCCACGGACGCGTACAAGAAGCTGGAACCGCAGAACGAGTACGTGAGCGCCATGGACCACCAGGCCACCGAGCCCAAGGTGTGGTTCGCGGGCTCCACCGGCGTCCTCGCCCAGGACCTCGGCCCCGTCGTCGTCTCCTCGACCATGGGCTCGGCCAAGCCGGCCGCCGTCGCGCGGACGATGAAGAGCCATCTCACCAAGCTCCTCGCATCGAAGAACCCGATGGACGGCAAGACCGCAGCGCAGGGAGGTGCTGTCGCATGA
- a CDS encoding carbohydrate ABC transporter permease, producing the protein MTTSAETVIAPARVKTAATATVRRKQGFQHGGWFVAPFLALFVLFVVWPLLRGVYLSFTDANISGDSASFVGLDNYREALNDQAMWDALGHSAYFTLLVVPCITVLAFLLAMLAHHIERGKWLWRLCFFVPFLLPSTVAANMWQWLFTQGIGLFNETFGLDTPWLTDKSYAMLAIVIATLWWTVGFSFLLYLAALQGIPDHLYEAAELDGANAWHRMVHITLPMLRHITGLVIALQILASLQLFDQAVVMMDFGPGPEISTRSFVQYTLEQGFTSYRVGYASAMSIIFFVIIAAVALARMALLRNREEGGR; encoded by the coding sequence ATGACGACCAGTGCTGAGACCGTCATCGCACCGGCGCGGGTGAAGACCGCCGCCACCGCGACCGTCCGCCGCAAGCAGGGCTTCCAGCACGGGGGTTGGTTCGTCGCCCCGTTCCTGGCGCTCTTCGTGCTGTTCGTGGTCTGGCCGCTGCTGCGCGGCGTCTACCTCAGCTTCACGGACGCCAACATCTCCGGCGACAGCGCGAGCTTCGTCGGCCTCGACAACTACCGCGAGGCCCTGAACGACCAGGCGATGTGGGACGCGCTCGGCCACAGCGCGTACTTCACGCTGCTCGTCGTGCCGTGCATCACGGTCCTGGCCTTCCTGCTCGCGATGCTCGCGCACCACATCGAGCGCGGCAAGTGGCTGTGGCGGCTGTGCTTCTTCGTGCCGTTCCTGCTGCCGTCGACCGTCGCGGCCAACATGTGGCAATGGCTGTTCACCCAGGGGATCGGCCTGTTCAACGAGACCTTCGGGCTCGACACGCCCTGGCTGACCGACAAGTCGTACGCGATGCTCGCCATCGTCATCGCGACGCTGTGGTGGACGGTGGGCTTCAGCTTCCTGCTGTACCTCGCCGCGCTCCAGGGCATTCCCGACCACCTCTACGAGGCCGCCGAACTGGACGGCGCGAACGCCTGGCACCGCATGGTCCACATCACGCTCCCGATGCTGCGCCACATCACCGGCCTGGTGATCGCGCTCCAGATCCTCGCCTCGCTCCAGCTCTTCGACCAGGCCGTCGTGATGATGGACTTCGGACCGGGACCGGAGATCAGCACCCGCTCCTTCGTCCAGTACACCCTCGAACAGGGCTTCACCAGCTACCGCGTGGGCTACGCCTCCGCGATGTCCATCATCTTCTTCGTGATCATCGCGGCCGTCGCCCTCGCGCGGATGGCGCTGCTGCGCAACCGTGAGGAGGGCGGCCGATGA
- a CDS encoding carbohydrate ABC transporter permease → MTTATTTPVRKSRKPWTPSQIVLTLLGVAVSAVFLAPIAAALLTSLKSEAEAAEIPPHWLPKVWTGQAWKGLWETGNITNWFVNSLVVSVLVTAVVVTVAALAGYGFARTEFKGKSVLMGVVMAGLMISPAVLGVPLFTTVQQMGMVDTYWGMILPQCAPAAMVYILYKFFQGIPRELEEAAFIDGAGRWRVFFTIIVPLSRPSLSAVGIFTFIASWNNFLWPYMVTNNPDLMTMPNGIATVMNSYGIQWAQLMAGGLMAGLPLIIVFVFFQRQIVAGVAHTGLAGQ, encoded by the coding sequence ATGACCACGGCTACAACCACCCCTGTACGTAAGTCCCGCAAGCCCTGGACGCCCAGCCAGATCGTCCTCACGCTGCTCGGCGTCGCCGTCTCCGCCGTCTTCTTGGCGCCGATCGCGGCGGCCCTGCTCACCTCGCTCAAGTCGGAGGCCGAGGCAGCCGAGATCCCGCCGCACTGGCTGCCGAAGGTCTGGACGGGCCAGGCCTGGAAGGGCCTCTGGGAGACCGGCAACATCACGAACTGGTTCGTCAACTCCCTAGTGGTGTCGGTCCTTGTGACGGCCGTCGTGGTCACCGTCGCCGCACTCGCCGGATACGGTTTCGCCCGCACCGAGTTCAAGGGCAAGTCCGTCCTGATGGGCGTGGTGATGGCGGGCCTGATGATCTCCCCGGCCGTCCTGGGTGTCCCCCTGTTCACCACGGTCCAGCAGATGGGGATGGTCGACACCTACTGGGGCATGATCCTGCCGCAGTGCGCGCCCGCCGCGATGGTCTACATCCTCTACAAGTTCTTCCAGGGCATTCCCAGGGAGCTGGAGGAGGCCGCCTTCATCGACGGCGCGGGCCGCTGGCGCGTCTTCTTCACCATCATCGTGCCGCTCTCGCGCCCGTCCCTCTCCGCGGTCGGCATCTTCACCTTCATCGCGTCCTGGAACAACTTCCTGTGGCCGTACATGGTGACCAACAACCCCGACCTGATGACCATGCCGAACGGCATCGCGACCGTCATGAACTCCTACGGAATCCAGTGGGCCCAGCTCATGGCCGGCGGCCTGATGGCAGGCCTGCCGCTGATCATCGTCTTCGTCTTCTTCCAGCGGCAGATCGTGGCGGGTGTGGCACACACCGGCCTCGCGGGCCAGTAA
- a CDS encoding arabinan endo-1,5-alpha-L-arabinosidase, with amino-acid sequence MKRYRLAATLAAALLAFLPTTAQAAAYPDPLLLTGQEIIHDPTALHLKNGLYVAYSTGGIIGARLSTDLRHWDDAGNAFAEPPSWWYEYNDTADPWAPDISYRAGKYWLYYAVSSWGTNHSAIGVATSTSGMPGTWTDQGKVFTSETSDTWNAIDPAVIQTDGELWMSFGSYWTGIRMVELNPSTGKALAGATVHHLATRPDLPYAVEGPYIVKHGHYYYLFASYDACCAGVNSTYKIRVGRSPTITGPYVDSTGKPMLEGGGDLLLAGHGRYIGTGGESVFRDRGQDWLAYHYYDAEDSGTPKLGLNALGWTKDGWPSVR; translated from the coding sequence TTGAAGCGCTACAGACTCGCGGCAACCCTCGCCGCCGCCCTCCTCGCCTTCCTCCCGACCACCGCGCAGGCGGCCGCCTACCCCGACCCCCTCCTCCTCACCGGCCAGGAGATCATCCACGACCCGACCGCCCTCCACCTCAAGAACGGTCTGTACGTGGCCTATTCGACGGGCGGGATCATCGGCGCCCGCCTCTCCACGGACCTCCGACACTGGGACGACGCGGGCAACGCCTTCGCCGAGCCGCCCTCCTGGTGGTACGAGTACAACGACACCGCCGACCCCTGGGCCCCCGACATCTCCTACCGCGCGGGCAAGTACTGGCTGTATTACGCGGTCTCCTCCTGGGGCACCAACCACTCCGCGATCGGCGTGGCCACCTCCACGAGCGGCATGCCCGGCACCTGGACCGACCAGGGCAAGGTCTTCACCTCCGAGACCTCCGACACCTGGAACGCCATCGACCCCGCCGTCATCCAGACCGACGGCGAACTGTGGATGTCCTTCGGCTCGTACTGGACCGGTATCCGCATGGTCGAGCTGAACCCGAGCACCGGCAAGGCCCTCGCGGGCGCGACCGTCCACCACCTGGCAACCCGCCCCGACCTCCCGTACGCCGTCGAAGGCCCGTACATCGTCAAGCACGGCCACTACTACTACCTCTTCGCGTCGTACGACGCGTGCTGCGCGGGCGTGAACTCCACGTACAAGATCAGGGTCGGCAGGTCCCCGACGATCACCGGCCCCTACGTCGACAGCACGGGCAAGCCGATGTTGGAGGGCGGCGGCGACCTCCTCCTGGCCGGCCACGGGCGCTACATCGGCACGGGCGGCGAGTCGGTGTTCCGCGACCGAGGCCAGGACTGGCTGGCGTACCACTACTACGACGCAGAGGACTCAGGCACGCCCAAGCTGGGGCTGAACGCCCTCGGCTGGACAAAAGACGGCTGGCCAAGCGTCCGTTAG
- a CDS encoding alpha-N-arabinofuranosidase, with protein sequence MRTAHFALDPAFTIGKVNPRLFGSFVEHLGRCVYTGIFEPAHPSADEAGLRQDVLELVRELGVTTIRYPGGNFVSAYNWEDSVGPAEDRPRRLDLAWRSTESNRFGLSEYIAFLKKVGPQAEPMMAVNLGTRGVPEALALLEYANHPSGTARSDLRVAHGDKDPFGIKLWCLGNEMDGPWQTGHKTAEEYGRLAAETARAMRQIEPDLELVACGSSGQNMETFAAWEATVLQETYDLVDHVSLHAYYEETDGDRDSFLASAVDTESFIENVVATCDHVGARLKSKKKINLSFDEWNVWYQSRPNPHPVEDWQEAPRILEDVYSVTDAVVFGSLLIALLRHADRVTVACLAQLVNVIAPIMTEPGGPAWRQTTFFPFAQASAYGRGEVLDVRVDSPTYETKKYGEADLLHATAVRAEDGSVTVFAVNRSQTEPLPIEVALNRLGLTTVVEHSAIADADPDATNTLDDPERVTPHRVEGATLQDGTLTAVLEPLSWNVIRLG encoded by the coding sequence ATGCGCACCGCCCACTTCGCCCTGGACCCCGCCTTCACCATAGGCAAGGTCAACCCCCGCCTGTTCGGATCCTTCGTAGAACACCTCGGCCGCTGCGTCTACACCGGCATCTTCGAGCCGGCCCACCCGTCGGCGGACGAGGCGGGCCTGCGCCAGGACGTGCTGGAGCTGGTCCGTGAGCTCGGCGTCACCACCATCCGCTACCCCGGTGGCAACTTCGTCTCCGCCTACAACTGGGAGGACTCGGTGGGCCCGGCCGAGGACCGCCCCCGCCGCCTGGACCTCGCCTGGCGCTCCACGGAGTCCAACCGGTTCGGCCTCTCCGAGTACATCGCGTTCCTCAAGAAGGTCGGCCCGCAGGCCGAGCCGATGATGGCCGTGAACCTCGGCACACGCGGCGTCCCCGAGGCCCTGGCGCTCCTGGAGTACGCCAACCACCCCTCGGGGACCGCCCGTTCGGACCTGCGGGTGGCGCACGGGGACAAGGACCCGTTCGGCATCAAGTTGTGGTGCCTGGGCAACGAGATGGACGGGCCCTGGCAGACCGGGCACAAGACCGCCGAGGAGTACGGCCGCCTCGCCGCCGAGACCGCGCGCGCGATGCGCCAGATCGAGCCGGACCTCGAACTCGTCGCGTGCGGCTCCTCCGGGCAGAACATGGAGACGTTCGCCGCGTGGGAGGCGACCGTGCTCCAGGAGACGTACGACCTCGTCGATCACGTCTCGCTGCACGCCTACTACGAGGAGACCGACGGCGACCGGGACTCCTTCCTCGCCTCCGCCGTCGACACCGAGTCCTTCATCGAGAACGTGGTGGCGACCTGCGACCACGTGGGCGCCCGCCTCAAGTCGAAGAAGAAGATCAACCTCTCCTTCGACGAGTGGAACGTCTGGTACCAGAGCCGTCCCAACCCGCACCCGGTGGAGGACTGGCAGGAGGCCCCGCGCATCCTGGAGGACGTCTACTCCGTCACGGACGCGGTCGTCTTCGGCTCGCTGCTCATCGCGCTGCTGCGGCACGCCGACCGGGTGACCGTCGCCTGCCTCGCCCAGCTCGTCAACGTCATCGCGCCGATCATGACGGAGCCGGGCGGCCCGGCCTGGCGGCAGACGACGTTCTTCCCCTTCGCGCAGGCCTCGGCGTACGGGCGCGGGGAGGTCCTCGACGTACGGGTGGACTCGCCGACGTACGAGACGAAGAAGTACGGCGAGGCGGACCTGCTGCACGCCACCGCCGTGCGCGCCGAGGACGGCTCGGTGACCGTCTTCGCGGTCAACCGCAGTCAGACCGAGCCGCTGCCGATCGAAGTCGCCCTGAACCGGCTGGGGTTGACGACGGTCGTCGAGCACAGTGCGATCGCCGACGCCGACCCGGATGCCACCAACACCCTGGACGACCCGGAGCGGGTCACTCCGCACCGGGTCGAGGGGGCCACCCTCCAGGACGGCACGTTGACCGCCGTCCTGGAGCCGCTGTCCTGGAACGTGATCCGGCTCGGCTAG
- a CDS encoding beta-galactosidase, giving the protein MVLSRRTFSALATTTALGLILNSAGGSGSAHAAGTAPTGPAPGPPGADGHRHTIGFDKYSMLIDGRRVVLWSGEVHPFRLPSPSLWRDVLQKLRAHGYNAISIYVSWNYHSPAPGKYDFTGVRDLDLFLRMAAETGLYVILRPGPYINAEVDAGGFPGWLTATKGTARTSDPTYLKHVDEWLTVVDRIVARHLYSDGGGTVVLYQLENEYADHVTSPLGRDYMAHLYAKARADGIDVPLFHNDKGRNGHWAPGTFDTGGEKGRYLYGFDGYPSPFKPPPDWGYFGVGGTKGGSTASPRTPGFVPEFGGGWFDPWGGVEFGGLGYAESARTRDAAYERRFYLTNLANGIKIHNVYMTFGGTSWGWLPAPIVYTSYDYGAALDEARRPTPKLIPMHQIGQLLRSVPDLAKLDRAEALAGTDPQVKVYPLVNPDTGAHFYVVRNDSAAEVTTELPFAELPLTVPARDARLLATGIAVGRRKLRHSTAQPMLWLSAGRQDIAVLTGRSGERIETALECASEPTVTVLEGEAVHEYESGVLRVSAQLDGLVRVLVEGGGTSAPLLLLLADDGTSGRLWRYDTPSGPVLVRGPALLRTATVRGSALHLTGDTVEAADLEVWGPRGVSEVVWNQGTLRTLATKSGSLRAEQRLPGVPGVRLPELANWRRSAENPESEAGFDDSAWRLANRTSSFSTTPVPAGQPVLFADDYGFHYGDVWYRGHFEGGAAETVSLAFTTGTQGLLMAWLDGKPLGTHRMPVPDKKTVRQGTWTDTATFPVQVDEGPHVLSVLVRRMQHDQDGKADDTHKVARGLTAVTFNGASPAVTWRIRGEGAADPVRGPLNNGGLYGEREGWHLPGFADGGWKVVDFPRAERRQGVVWYRTGFRLAVDPGVDASIGLTLTDDPARAYRVQIFLNGWNMGQYINDVGPQHTFVLPNGVLRTRGANTLALAVLSDGTTPSGPGEVKLTLMGSAAGGVPVKAVDSPGRTSA; this is encoded by the coding sequence ATGGTGTTGAGCAGACGTACCTTCAGCGCACTCGCCACGACCACCGCACTCGGCCTCATCCTGAACAGCGCCGGTGGGAGCGGCAGCGCCCACGCCGCCGGTACCGCACCCACCGGACCCGCACCCGGACCGCCCGGCGCCGACGGCCACCGGCACACCATCGGCTTCGACAAGTACTCGATGCTGATCGACGGCAGGCGCGTTGTCCTCTGGTCCGGCGAGGTCCACCCCTTCCGCCTCCCGAGCCCGTCCCTGTGGCGGGACGTCCTGCAGAAGCTGCGCGCCCACGGCTACAACGCCATCAGCATCTACGTGTCCTGGAACTACCACTCCCCCGCGCCCGGGAAGTACGACTTCACCGGCGTCCGGGACCTCGACCTGTTCCTGCGCATGGCCGCGGAGACCGGCCTGTACGTGATCCTGCGCCCGGGTCCGTACATCAACGCCGAGGTCGACGCGGGCGGTTTCCCCGGCTGGCTGACCGCCACCAAGGGCACGGCGCGGACCTCCGACCCGACCTATCTGAAGCACGTCGACGAGTGGCTGACCGTCGTCGACCGCATCGTCGCCCGGCACCTCTACAGCGACGGCGGCGGCACGGTCGTCCTCTACCAGCTGGAGAACGAGTACGCGGACCACGTCACCAGCCCCCTCGGCCGCGACTACATGGCCCACCTGTACGCCAAGGCGCGCGCCGACGGAATCGACGTGCCGCTGTTCCACAACGACAAGGGCAGGAACGGGCATTGGGCCCCCGGGACCTTCGACACCGGTGGGGAAAAGGGGCGTTACCTGTACGGCTTCGACGGGTATCCGTCGCCCTTCAAACCCCCGCCGGACTGGGGCTACTTCGGCGTCGGCGGTACGAAGGGCGGCTCGACGGCGAGTCCGCGGACCCCGGGGTTCGTGCCCGAGTTCGGGGGCGGCTGGTTCGATCCGTGGGGCGGGGTGGAGTTCGGCGGCTTGGGGTACGCCGAGTCGGCCAGGACGCGTGACGCGGCGTACGAGCGGCGCTTCTACCTCACCAACCTCGCCAACGGCATCAAGATCCACAATGTCTACATGACCTTCGGCGGCACCTCCTGGGGCTGGCTGCCCGCGCCGATCGTCTACACCTCGTACGACTACGGCGCCGCCCTCGACGAGGCCCGTCGGCCGACCCCCAAGCTGATCCCGATGCACCAGATCGGGCAGCTGCTGCGTTCCGTGCCCGACCTGGCCAAGCTGGACCGGGCGGAGGCGCTCGCGGGGACGGACCCGCAGGTCAAGGTGTATCCGCTGGTCAACCCGGACACCGGCGCCCACTTCTATGTCGTACGCAATGACAGCGCGGCGGAGGTGACGACGGAGCTTCCGTTCGCGGAGCTGCCGCTCACCGTGCCCGCCCGCGACGCCCGGCTCCTCGCCACCGGGATCGCCGTCGGGCGTCGGAAGCTGCGGCACTCCACCGCGCAGCCGATGCTCTGGCTCTCGGCGGGACGGCAGGACATCGCCGTGCTCACAGGGCGCTCCGGCGAGCGCATCGAGACCGCGTTGGAGTGCGCGAGCGAGCCGACCGTCACCGTGCTGGAGGGGGAAGCGGTACACGAGTACGAGAGTGGCGTGCTCCGGGTCTCCGCTCAACTCGACGGTCTTGTACGGGTGTTGGTGGAGGGCGGCGGCACCTCGGCACCGCTGCTGCTGCTCCTCGCCGACGACGGGACCTCCGGGCGGCTGTGGCGGTACGACACCCCGTCGGGGCCGGTACTGGTGCGCGGCCCGGCGCTGCTGCGCACCGCCACCGTGCGCGGCTCGGCCCTTCATCTCACCGGGGACACCGTGGAGGCGGCCGACCTGGAGGTCTGGGGGCCACGGGGTGTGAGCGAAGTCGTCTGGAATCAGGGCACGTTGAGGACGCTCGCCACGAAGTCCGGGAGTCTTCGGGCCGAGCAGCGGCTGCCCGGGGTGCCGGGTGTGCGGCTCCCCGAGCTGGCCAACTGGCGGCGGTCCGCGGAGAACCCGGAGTCCGAGGCCGGCTTCGACGACTCGGCGTGGCGGCTCGCGAACAGGACGTCCTCGTTCAGCACCACCCCCGTACCGGCCGGGCAGCCCGTGCTGTTCGCCGACGACTACGGATTCCACTACGGGGACGTCTGGTACCGGGGGCACTTCGAGGGCGGCGCGGCGGAGACGGTGTCGCTCGCCTTCACCACGGGCACGCAGGGGTTGCTGATGGCGTGGCTGGACGGGAAGCCGCTGGGTACGCACCGGATGCCGGTGCCGGACAAGAAGACAGTGCGGCAAGGGACTTGGACGGACACGGCGACCTTCCCCGTCCAGGTCGACGAAGGGCCGCATGTCCTCTCCGTCCTCGTCCGCCGTATGCAGCACGACCAGGACGGCAAGGCCGACGACACGCACAAGGTGGCCCGGGGACTGACCGCCGTGACCTTCAACGGGGCTTCTCCGGCCGTCACTTGGCGGATTCGGGGCGAGGGGGCCGCCGACCCGGTGCGCGGGCCGCTCAACAACGGCGGGCTGTACGGGGAACGCGAGGGCTGGCATCTGCCGGGGTTCGCGGACGGCGGCTGGAAGGTCGTCGACTTCCCCCGGGCCGAGCGGCGACAGGGTGTCGTCTGGTACCGGACCGGGTTCCGGCTCGCCGTCGACCCCGGCGTGGACGCCTCGATCGGGCTCACGCTCACCGACGACCCCGCCCGCGCCTACCGCGTCCAGATCTTCCTGAACGGCTGGAACATGGGCCAGTACATCAACGACGTAGGCCCCCAGCACACCTTCGTCCTGCCGAACGGGGTGCTGCGCACACGTGGAGCCAACACACTGGCCCTCGCTGTCCTGTCCGACGGGACCACACCCTCAGGTCCCGGTGAGGTGAAGCTGACGCTGATGGGCAGCGCGGCCGGTGGAGTGCCTGTGAAGGCGGTGGACTCCCCCGGCCGCACATCCGCCTAG
- a CDS encoding Rrf2 family transcriptional regulator, which yields MRISARADYAVRALLELAVRQDDGAPVKAEVIATAQVIPYKFLEGILADLRRGGLVVSRRGGSGGYVLARSADAITVADVIRTVDGPIVSVRGERPTQLTYTGPAEPLLPLWVAVRANVRRILEGVTLADIAANALPEPVRKLAAEPTAWENP from the coding sequence ATGAGGATCTCGGCGCGGGCGGATTACGCGGTACGGGCGCTACTGGAGCTGGCCGTCCGGCAGGACGACGGCGCTCCGGTGAAGGCCGAGGTCATCGCCACCGCGCAGGTGATTCCGTACAAGTTCCTGGAGGGAATCCTCGCCGACCTCCGGCGTGGCGGCCTGGTCGTCAGCCGGCGCGGCGGCAGCGGCGGCTATGTGCTGGCCCGGTCCGCCGACGCGATCACCGTCGCGGATGTCATCCGTACGGTCGACGGCCCCATCGTGTCGGTACGCGGCGAACGGCCCACCCAGCTCACCTACACCGGGCCCGCCGAACCGCTGCTGCCGCTGTGGGTCGCGGTCCGCGCCAACGTACGGCGGATCCTGGAGGGCGTCACACTCGCGGACATCGCGGCGAACGCCCTCCCGGAACCGGTACGGAAGCTGGCGGCGGAGCCGACGGCCTGGGAGAACCCCTGA